Within the Hyalangium gracile genome, the region CCTGGGCCGCGTGAACATGGACAAGAGCTACACGCGGGGAGCGGACGGCGTCTGGAGGAACATCCTCGATGAGGAGGTCACCGAGAACGGCAACGAGGTGCGTGGCGAGTTCGAACACCGACCGCTGGCCCTGACGGTGAAGCGAGCAGGGACGCGAATGCTGATCGAGGGCACCTGGGGCATCGATCCGGTGCGCATCCAGCTGGATCCGGATCGGCTCACCATGAAGTGGGGCATCTACGAGCGCGACCTGCAGCGCGTCACGGACTACAAGGATGACCTCAACTGCTTCCGTTACGAGCGAGTCGAGGGCCTGCGGAAGACCGATCGGCTCGACGTGTGCGGAGCGGCGCTCAGCAGCGAACCACGGCCAACTCAGCTGGCCTTGGCCTTCCTGGGTAACGGCTTCCGCCGGGCGAAGCCACCGGGAGGACTACCGCCGCCGCTGCCTCCGATGACGCCCCGGGACGCGATGCGGGCGGGGACGAACATCTCTCAGTAGGAGAAGTCGCGCTCCAGGGTCTCGCCGCCCGCTTGAACGGTGAGGTGAGCCGAGCGCGCGCCGCCGGCCTCGGCACCGAGCTCGAAGGAGATGCCCTCGGGGCCCTGGCTGGGCTTGAGCGAAGGCTTGCCGGGAGTGAGGAACACCGCGGCGGTGACGGAGCGACCGGAGAGCGGCTGCACCAGGAGCCTCACACGCTGGCGCTCACGAACGAGGAGCACACGGAAGTCGCGCCGCTCCTCCAGAACCTCACGCTGCTCGGGGTGACGAGCACCGGGCCGACGTGGCACGGGAGCTCGGGAGGTGCGTGCCGCGGAGGCGCCAGCGCCCTCGGCCTCCATCTCCAGGGCCTCGTCGATGGCGGAGTCTCCCTCTTCGAGCGCCAGGACGGCCTGGGCACAGTCCGAGCAGCTCGCGGTATGCGCATCCACGCGGGCACGCTCGTCGGCGGACATGGTTCCGAGATCGAAGCTCCAGAGCTCCTCGGTGGTCAGGTGCCGGCGCGGCGGCTGATCGACGACCGCGGTGTCCGCGAGATCCGCGCGACATTCGGCACAGCTCTGAAGGTGGGGAGAGAGGGACCGGGGCTGCTGCGTCCAGGTGGCCACCAGGTCATCACAATCGGCCCGGGCTGAGAACCACCAGGCCTGCACTCGCTCGTTGGGATCGAGCATGTCGCGCTCTTCTCTGCGGTGCGGGTTCAAGGGGATGAACCAGCGGGCCCTCGCGCGGAGCGCGGCATCCATCTTCCCGAGAGCTTGGAGAAACTCGGTCCTGCGTTGCGCCGCCATTCCCTCGAGAGGTCCATGGAGCGCTTCCCACTGTCCGAGGGCGCGGGCCGCGGAGGCGGCGCGATCTCGAGCGCTCAATCCCTCCATGGCCGAACTGCGCCACAACTCGGACTCCTCCCCCCCCTCCCCTAGCGCGACTTCCACTGCTTCTTCGGCGGCCTTGAGGAGCGTGGCCCTCAGCTCCGCGGGTTTGAGGCTCTGGAGCCATGTCTCGATCTGAGGTCGAGTCAACGAGCGCAGTGCTGGCTCTACCCCTTCGGTTCCGACGCGAGAGCTCCGACGGAGGAGAGCTCCAGCCGCTTCGAGCGTACCTCCAACGGAGGAGGAGGAACCTGCGAGCTGATGCTGCCGGGACTGATAACGGGAGAGTGCGTCGCTCATCGAGAACCTCGCCAGAAACGGGGGGAAATTCGAGGGCTCACTCCACCTCCTCGGCTGCTACCTGCTTCAACTCGAGCAGGTACAGCCTGAGGTAGGCCTGCGCGCGACTGACGCGCTTGTAGGAGTTCACCACGGTTATCTGCAGGAGACGGGCGCATTCCTCGTGATCCTCCACGTCCTGGTGGTGGTACAGCTCCCACGCTCCAGCCTCCTTGGGGTGCTCCTTCTGGAGCCGGGCGAATGCAGCCCAGTAAAGCTCTTGAGCCTCCGTGCGCTCGGTGGTGCGACGAGCCGTCTCCACGGCGCGAGCCACCTCGGAAGGAGGCTCCTCCATGACGTCATCGGGGTCGCTGGGCGCAGGGGCCAGGTCCTCGCGCTGCCGCCGGTAGAAGTCGATGGCGACGTGCTTGACGATGCGCAGGAAGAACGTCTTGGGGGAAGCGGCCTTTCCGGGCATGTGCTCGGAGACGCCGCGGAACTGCTCCAGGCCTCGGTCGATGAACTTCCCCACCGCGTCCTGGAAGAGCTCGTCCGCATCCGCGGGCGAGCCACGGCCATAGCTGGCCTGGATCTTGCCGATGACGTATTTGGCTGGGCGGCTCCAGCGCTGAACGAGCGTACCGAGGGGGTTGCTGAAGGGCTCGCCAGCGGAGCGGCGCCGGGCCACTTCCGCGAACAATTCGTCATCCGTGAGCTGGTCGTACACCGGAGGAACCTGGTTGCGCCGAGGGGTTCAAGGCTTACCCACCTGAAGGGGTGGGCTCGCATCCACGGCTCGGCAAGGTACCACGATGGCATCCGCAGGCATCCTCCGATGACGCGCTCCCCCATCACCTCTGAACGGACAGGTAGGGGTGCGTCGGAAGGAGGGACGGGCCAATTCAGGCTTCCTGACAGAATCCGGGAGGCACCTCCAAGGTGTGCCTGGCAGCCTGCTCTGGGGAAAAGCGGGCGGAAAACCCGACGTCAGGAATGGGGTGAGGGGGCGTCCCTGCCGCCAACGATTTTCGAGTGCCTGGCCGAAGAGGCCTTACAAGCAAGGTGGTTCGACTCCACCCACCCGCTCTCCTCCAATGCGGGTGCCGTCGGGCGGTCCCGACACTGAACCGTAAATTCAGCGCATTCATGGCTTCCTCACTCGGGCG harbors:
- a CDS encoding zf-HC2 domain-containing protein, whose translation is MLDPNERVQAWWFSARADCDDLVATWTQQPRSLSPHLQSCAECRADLADTAVVDQPPRRHLTTEELWSFDLGTMSADERARVDAHTASCSDCAQAVLALEEGDSAIDEALEMEAEGAGASAARTSRAPVPRRPGARHPEQREVLEERRDFRVLLVRERQRVRLLVQPLSGRSVTAAVFLTPGKPSLKPSQGPEGISFELGAEAGGARSAHLTVQAGGETLERDFSY
- a CDS encoding RNA polymerase sigma factor, whose product is MYDQLTDDELFAEVARRRSAGEPFSNPLGTLVQRWSRPAKYVIGKIQASYGRGSPADADELFQDAVGKFIDRGLEQFRGVSEHMPGKAASPKTFFLRIVKHVAIDFYRRQREDLAPAPSDPDDVMEEPPSEVARAVETARRTTERTEAQELYWAAFARLQKEHPKEAGAWELYHHQDVEDHEECARLLQITVVNSYKRVSRAQAYLRLYLLELKQVAAEEVE